GACGAGCATCTTGTGAATTCCCAGCAGGCACGCCGCGCGATGGACCGCCTGGTCGGTTACAAGGTCTCGCCGTTCGTCTGGAAGACCGTCTACTACGGCCTGTCCGCCGGCCGCGTGCAATCCGTTGCCGTCCGCCTGATCTGCGAGCGCGAGGCGGAAGTGAACGCGTTCATTCCGCAGGAATACTGGTCGATCATCGGCGAGTTCACCGCTGCGGGGAGCGAGCCCTTCCTGGCGAAGCTGTTTAAGGTGGAAGGCGAGGACCCGACGATCGGGGACCGGACCACGGCGGAAGGGTACGTGAACGCCATCCGCGCGCAGCAATTCGCGGTGGCCGACGTCCAGAAGAAGCCGGTACGCCGCAACCCGCCGCCGCCATTCATCACGAGTACGTTGCAGCAGGAAGCCGCCCGGCGGCTCCGCTACCCGGCCAAGCGGACGATGATGTTCGCGCAGAAACTCTATGAGGGCATCGAACTCGGCGAAGAAGGACGCGTCGGCCTCATCACCTACATGCGTACCGACTCCACGCGTTTGAGCGACGACGCCGTGAAAGAGGTGCGCGAGTACATCTATCAGAACTACGGGAAAGAATACGTCCCCCCGAGGCGCGGCAGTTCAAAAAGGGGAAGTCCTCACAGGACGCCCACGAAGCGATCCGCCCGACGTCGATGAAGTACAGTCCGAAGGAGGTCAAGAAATTCCTCGAACCCGAGATGTTCGCGCTGTATGAGCTGATCTGGAACCGCTTCGTGGCGTGCCAGATGAGCCAGGCGATCGCCGAACAGACCACCGTCGACATCAAGGGCGGCGAGTATACCTTCCGGGCGACGGATTCGATCCCGACATTCCGCGGGTTCCTGCAGGTGTACGACGATCTCGTGGATGAGACGGAGAAGCTGGCCGACGAGGATCCCTCATCGAAGCTGCCGGGCCACCTGCGTGCGGGTGATCAGGCGGCGCTGACGAACCTCATCCCCAATCAGCATTTCACGAAGCCCCCGGGGCGGTTCACGGAATCGAGTCTGGTGCGTGAACTGGAAGCCCTCGGTATCGGGCGCCCGAGCACGTACGCGCTCATCGTGGATACGATCCAGGCACGCAAATATGTGGAGCAGCGCGAACGCCGCCTGTATCCCACGGAGCTGGGCAAGGCGGTGAACCGCCTGCTCGTCCAGAACTTCCCGCATATCTTCACCGTGGGCTTCACCGCACGGATGGAAGAGGAGCTGGACACCATCGCGTCGGGGAAGCAGACGTACGCCCAGGTGATGGAGGACTTCTACCATCCGTTCGTGCGAGACCTCGAGGGTGTCGACAAGAACAGCGCGGCGATCAAGAAGTCGATGCAGGAAGCCACCACCGAGGTCTGTGAGACGTGCGGCAAACCCATGATCATCAAATGGGGACGGAATGGCAGGTTCATGGCGTGCAGCGGCTATCCGACCTGCAAGACCACGAAACCGCTCCCCGAAGAAGCGGAACTGACAAAGCATGCGGTCGGCATCAAATGCGACCAGTGCGGCGGCGACATGGTGGTGAAGGGCGGGCGGTTCGGTGCGTTCCTCGGCTGCTCGAACTATCCGACGTGCAAGAACACGCGCCCGCTCTCCATCGGTGTGAAGTGTCCGCGCTGCAAGGATGGCGACATCATCGAGCGGAAGACGAAACGCAAGCGGGTATTCTACGGATGTTCGAAGTATCCGGATTGCGATTTCGCATCGTGGGAGAAGCCTGTGGCACGTGCATGCGATACGTGCGGCAACGAGTACATGGTCCAGAAGTACAATCAGACGCGCGGCGAGTTCCTCGCGTGCCCGTCGTGCAAGGCGGAGATCGCCCGTGACGAGGTGGCACCGGCGGTGAATGAAAGGTGAGCGTACGCAGAACACCGGGTACATCGCAACATTCCTGAGCTATCTGGCGGCGGAGCGGCGATACTCGCCCCACACCATCCTCGCCTATACGGAGGACCTCGCGCAGTTCGACGAGTTCCTCGTCGCTGCAGGGCGGACCATTGAGGATGCGGACCACATCCTCATCCGCCGTTTTCTGGGTGTCCTGCTGGACCGCGGCCTGGAGAAATCCACCGCCGCGCGGAAACTCGCCTGTGTCCGCTCACTCTACCGTTTCCTCCGGCGTCGCGGGTTGCGCGACACCAATCCCACGTTGCTCGTTGCCACGCCCCGCAGGGCACGCCGTCTTCCGACATTCCTCGATGAGCAGACGATCGGCACTGTGCTCGGGCTCCCCGACAGGTCGACGCCCCGCGGAGTGCGCGATGCCGCCATCCTTGAAGTGTTCTACAGTACCGGGTTGCGCCTGAGCGAGTTGCTCTCGTTGCGTCCTGCGGATATGCAGATGCGCGAGCGCGTGCTCAAGGTGACCGGCAAGGGGAGCAAGCAGCGGATCGTTCCTTTCGGTGTGAAGGCAGGAGAGGCGGTCCAGGCCTGGCTCAGGGCCCGCCCGGAGCTTCTGCAGGGCAGGCCGGATCCGGGGACGCTGTTCCTCTCGGACCGCGGGAAGGCACTCAGTCCGAAGGGCGTCAATATCATCGTCAACAGGTACATCCGCAGCGTGTCGGAATTGCGCAAGACCAGTCCTCACGTATTGCGGCATACATTCGCTACACATCTTGTGAACCGGGGGGCGGACCTCCAGGCGGTGCGGGAGCTCCTCGGCCACGCGAGTCTTTCGACGACGCAGATCTATACCCACGTGGGCATCGATCGGTTGAAGAAAGTCTATACCCAGGCGCACCCTAAAGGAACGTGATACTCGTTCAACGTGACTGAAAGGAGATCCACCATGAACATTACCTTCACCGCGCGGCATTTCCGGCCTCATCCTGACATCAAGGAGCATGCGCTGGACACCGTGAAGAAGCTTGGGAAGTTTTTCGATGGCATCGTTGCTGCGAATGTCATTTTGAGTTACGAACGTGCGGTCAATAGCGTGAAGGAGGCCGAGATCAATCTGCACGTCCATGGTGGCGTGCTGACGGCCAAAGTGAAAACGGACGACTATCACAAATCCATCGATAAGGCGGCAGAGAAGTTGACGCTGCAGCTCGAGAAGTATAAGACGAAGTTGCGTGCGAAGGACAAGGTCAAAGTACGTTCGATCAAGGAAAAAGAAGCATGAAGGTCGATCCGGGCGGGGAAACGCGGAAGCGCAGCATCACGGTCGGGTTCCTGTACGAGACCACGTGCGAGAAGTTCAAGCTCCAACAATTGAACGGCGAGAGCGGCTTTGCGAATGAGGTCAAGGACAAGAACCTGCACCGGCCCGGGCTTGCGTTGGCCGGGTATGTCGAACTGTTCACCTTCGATCGCGTCCAGATCATGGGGAACACGGAGATCCGGTACCTGAAGTCGCTGGAACCGCTGGCGCGGCACCTGGCGTTCACGACCCTGCTCGAGTTCACTATTCCCTGCATCATTCTGACGAACGGAAATACGATCGAAGACGGGCTCCTTGAGGCCGCGGCCGCCAAAGGGATCCCCGTCTTCGGCACGCCGTTCAGCACGACGAAGATCGCGTATCTGCTGGCCGACTTCCTTGACGACCAGTTCGCCCCTCAGATGGTGATGCATGGGTCGCTGGCCGACGTCTACGGGGTCGGGGTATTGCTCATCAGCAGGTCGGGCATTGGGAAGAGCGAGATCGCTCTGGACCTGGTGGAGCGGGGGCACAGGCTGGTGGCCGATGATGTGGTCATGATCACCCGGAAGGGGGAGGGGATCCTGATCGGGGCCGGAACCGACCTGGTGAAGCATTTTATGGAGGTTCGTGGGCTCGGACTCATCGATGTGCGGAGTATGTTCGGCATTCGTGCCATCCGATACCACAAAAGGGTCGAAATCGTCATAGAATTGGAAGAATGGCGGCCTGACCAGGATTATACGAGGACCGGGCTCGACGACCTCACGGTAACCATGCTGGATGTGGATATTCCGCTTGTAAAATTGCCAATCTTCCCCGGTAAGAATGTAACCGTGATCACAGAGGTCATCTCGCTGAACTACTTGCTGAAGCATTACGGCTATGATGCTGCCAAGGTCTTCGCAAAGCGTTTGGAGAGCATGATCGGTCAGAAGGCCAAAGGTAGCCGGGCAATCGACTATTTTGAGCATGATTTCGAGTGAAAACTCAAGTTTTCGCTTGACATCACTCTGGAAATTCTTTATTTTTCCGCTGCATTTGCAGAAACCTCCTCATGTGGGCGTTGGGCAGCAGGCGTTGGAAGGGGGTGACCCCGTGTTGTGTGATGTGGCACATCGTTTGCGATTCCCTCAGCGGGTCACTGCGGAAAAACAAAGGAGGTACCGATGTTCCGAAATATGAGGTTCTTTGTTTTCTCCGGCACGTCTCTCGATCTGCGCGAGATCCGCTTTTTCAAGAGCAAGCTTCTTGGATCCGGTCTGGTGTTTGGTGTGCTGTTTCTTGGTGTGGTCTTCGTGGGCAATATGCTTGCGGGCGACGTGTTGGGTATCGGCTATGGCCAGATCTCGTCGCTTTCAACCGAGAATCGGCTCCTGAAGGAGCATATCAGGGATCTCGGCAAGAAGCTTCAACTCGTGCAGCAGACGCTGGAGGATCTGTCGGAGAGGGGGAATGAGTTGCGGCTGATGGCGGACATGCGTCGTATCGATGATGATACCCGGTCGGCCGCAGTGGGCGGTGCCGCACCCGCAGCGACAAATCCGTTCCTCACGGGGGAAGCAAGTGTTATCCTGTCGGAGTCCCGTTCGCTCATCGAACGGCTCAGCCGGGAGGTGAAGTTGCAGCAGCAGAGCTATGCGGACATTCAGTCGCGGATGGAGCAGAACAAGGCCTTCTTCTCGCACCTTCCCGCCATCAAGCCGATGGCCGGCGGGTACACCGTCGGTGGTTTCGGTATGCGCCTGCATCCCGTGCTGCATGTCTATCGTATGCACTATGGTCTTGACATTATCAACGACGTGGGCACACCGGTGTATGCTTCCGGCGATGGCGTCATTCGTACGGCAGGACGCACGCAGGGAGGTCTCGGAGTGCTCGTGGAAATTTCACACGGTTATGGCTACGCCAGTCTGTATGCGCACCTTTCCCAGGTTCATGTATCGCCCGGGCAACAGGTGAAGCGGGGTGACCTGATCGGGCGGTGCGGTCGCACCGGCCTGGTGAGTGGCCCCCATCTGCACTACGAGATCCGCCGCGGCGGCGTGAGCCAGAACCCCGTGGATTTCTTCTTTGACGACATCGATGCGGCGCGCTACCGGGCCATGCTTGCACAGTCCGGAACCAACAACGCGCAGCAGTAGCACACACGAGGTGAAGCTGTGATCTGGACAATGGAACTTGCATCGTATCTCGACGATGCGCCGTGGCCCGCAACGAAGGATGAGCTCATCGATTACGCGATGCGCACCGGGGCGCCGGTCGAGGTGGTGGAGAATCTGCAGGAGCTGGAGGACGGCGAAGAGCCCTACGACAGCATGGAGGATATCTGGCCTGATTATCCCACCGGTGAGGATTTCTTCTACGAGGATGAAGGCGAGTACTGACACGCCCGGCGGCGCGTTGATTCTCTGCTCCAAATTCATTACGTTACAAACCCAGCCACCGGCTGGGTTTTTTTATGTGAACTGGCGATCAACTCCCGGCAACTACGAGCGTGACACATCCACCGACCCGCAATGCTGCTGCCCTGTGTGCATGGTGGTGCGCCTGCCTCGCCACCCTGCTCGCGTGCACCTGCGCCGTCTGCCCGGCCGCCCCGGGCAGCGCCCCGCAATCCGGTAACCGCCAGCTCGAGATCTCCTCGATCACCCTCGAAGGCAACGAATCCTTCACGACCGGCGAACTCCGCGCCCAGATGACCACCCGCGAGACGCCGGGATGGTTCAACAAATTCCTCTACTCCTCGATCAGTGAACGCCTCGGCCGGAAGAATGAGTACTTCAACGCCATAGGCTTCGGCGCCGATTGCGAACGGCTGAAACGCTTCTATGAGAACCGCGGGTTCTCCCTGGTGCGCATCGATACGCTCCATCGCGTGAACGCGGACAACGGAAGCGTGGACCTGGTCGTCAGGATCACCGAAGGGTACCGTTCCCTCATCGAGCAGGTGAAGTACCAGGGGGTCGTCGATCAGCCGCCCACCGTGAAGGAGGACCTTGCGGGCTCGCCGAAGATCTATCCCGGTGATCCCTATTCGAGCATCCTCCTGGAGGAGGAGGTCCGCCGGGTGCTGCGCATCTTCGCCGACAACGGGTTCGCGAACGCACGCTTCCTGCAGGACAGCTCCTACGCCCGCCGCTACACGAGCTCCAGGAACTACTTCGTGAAGCTGGTGTTCGATCCCGGGCACCGTTACCTCTTCGGTGACATCACGATCCGGCAGGAGGTGGACACGCTGCGTGGCGAGGCCACCCGCGACGATATCACGGATGAGATCATCCGTCGCCAGCTCGATTATTCTCCCGGTGAGTTCTTCAGCCTGTCGCGCCGTTTGAGCAGCGAGCGGAACCTGAACCGCATGGGCGTGTTCGACCTCCGTTCCATCGAGACGTTCATTCCGCCTGCGACGGACTCCAGCATCTTCGTCCCCAGCAGGGTGACGATACGACCGCGCGACAAGCATGAGCTCGCCCCGGAACTGGTGATGAGCGATCAGGACGGCGCGTTCAACCTCGGTGCCGGCCTCGGCTACACGAGCCGGAACTTCCTCGGCGGCGCGCGGATCTTCAACGCGCGCGTCCGCTTCCAGTCGCAGACCCTCGGAAAGTTCCCCGACTATTTTGCCGTCGACAAGGATGCCGTGTCGACCCTCGACCTCACCTTCGAGTTCGTCCAGCCCTACGTCTTCAACAACAAGACGAAGGGGACCTGGTCGCTGTCGTACATCCTGGACAAGCAGAAGCCCTACCTGCAGACGATCGTGCGCAACAGGTTCGGGTTCACCAGCCAGTTCGCGGAGTTCACGTCGGGCAACCTGGAGTGGACGCTGGAAGCCGTCGAGCTGAAACGGAACAGGACGTTCGAAGAGTCTCTCAGCGATCCGGTGATCCTGGCACAGGTGAGGGCCTTGCAGGCGCAGCAGTTCAACTCGATCCTGTCGTTCACCATCCAGCGCGATTTGACCAATGACCTGTTCTCGCCGTCGTCCGGGTTCGTACACGCCCTCACGGTGGAAGAGGCGGGGCTCCTGCCGCTGGTGCTCAAGAATGTGTTCCCGCAATTGCCGTTCACGCAGTTCCTTCGCGCCGTGATCGTCGGACGCTGGTATGCGGACAGGACCGACCACCGGTTCTTGATCCTTGCCAGCAAAGTGAAGGCCGGCATCGAAGGCAAGTACGGGGCGAACAAGAACGATACCACGCAGATCCCGCAGACCCACCGCTTCTACGGCGGCGGCGGCAGCAGTATCCGGGGCTGGGCATCGCGCAGTCTCATCGCGAGCGGCGAACCGGGGCTGGGCGGGAACGTCTCGATCGAAGCGAGCCTCGAAGCGCGCGTGAACGTCCTGCAGAGTCTCCGTGATGGCTGGTTGGACAAGACGTGGGTGGTCGGATTCGTGGATGTTGGC
Above is a window of Ignavibacteriota bacterium DNA encoding:
- a CDS encoding DUF2795 domain-containing protein, whose protein sequence is MIWTMELASYLDDAPWPATKDELIDYAMRTGAPVEVVENLQELEDGEEPYDSMEDIWPDYPTGEDFFYEDEGEY
- a CDS encoding M23 family metallopeptidase gives rise to the protein MFRNMRFFVFSGTSLDLREIRFFKSKLLGSGLVFGVLFLGVVFVGNMLAGDVLGIGYGQISSLSTENRLLKEHIRDLGKKLQLVQQTLEDLSERGNELRLMADMRRIDDDTRSAAVGGAAPAATNPFLTGEASVILSESRSLIERLSREVKLQQQSYADIQSRMEQNKAFFSHLPAIKPMAGGYTVGGFGMRLHPVLHVYRMHYGLDIINDVGTPVYASGDGVIRTAGRTQGGLGVLVEISHGYGYASLYAHLSQVHVSPGQQVKRGDLIGRCGRTGLVSGPHLHYEIRRGGVSQNPVDFFFDDIDAARYRAMLAQSGTNNAQQ
- the raiA gene encoding ribosome-associated translation inhibitor RaiA → MNITFTARHFRPHPDIKEHALDTVKKLGKFFDGIVAANVILSYERAVNSVKEAEINLHVHGGVLTAKVKTDDYHKSIDKAAEKLTLQLEKYKTKLRAKDKVKVRSIKEKEA
- a CDS encoding tyrosine recombinase; the protein is MKGERTQNTGYIATFLSYLAAERRYSPHTILAYTEDLAQFDEFLVAAGRTIEDADHILIRRFLGVLLDRGLEKSTAARKLACVRSLYRFLRRRGLRDTNPTLLVATPRRARRLPTFLDEQTIGTVLGLPDRSTPRGVRDAAILEVFYSTGLRLSELLSLRPADMQMRERVLKVTGKGSKQRIVPFGVKAGEAVQAWLRARPELLQGRPDPGTLFLSDRGKALSPKGVNIIVNRYIRSVSELRKTSPHVLRHTFATHLVNRGADLQAVRELLGHASLSTTQIYTHVGIDRLKKVYTQAHPKGT
- a CDS encoding HPr kinase/phosphorylase, yielding MKVDPGGETRKRSITVGFLYETTCEKFKLQQLNGESGFANEVKDKNLHRPGLALAGYVELFTFDRVQIMGNTEIRYLKSLEPLARHLAFTTLLEFTIPCIILTNGNTIEDGLLEAAAAKGIPVFGTPFSTTKIAYLLADFLDDQFAPQMVMHGSLADVYGVGVLLISRSGIGKSEIALDLVERGHRLVADDVVMITRKGEGILIGAGTDLVKHFMEVRGLGLIDVRSMFGIRAIRYHKRVEIVIELEEWRPDQDYTRTGLDDLTVTMLDVDIPLVKLPIFPGKNVTVITEVISLNYLLKHYGYDAAKVFAKRLESMIGQKAKGSRAIDYFEHDFE
- a CDS encoding BamA/TamA family outer membrane protein → MTHPPTRNAAALCAWWCACLATLLACTCAVCPAAPGSAPQSGNRQLEISSITLEGNESFTTGELRAQMTTRETPGWFNKFLYSSISERLGRKNEYFNAIGFGADCERLKRFYENRGFSLVRIDTLHRVNADNGSVDLVVRITEGYRSLIEQVKYQGVVDQPPTVKEDLAGSPKIYPGDPYSSILLEEEVRRVLRIFADNGFANARFLQDSSYARRYTSSRNYFVKLVFDPGHRYLFGDITIRQEVDTLRGEATRDDITDEIIRRQLDYSPGEFFSLSRRLSSERNLNRMGVFDLRSIETFIPPATDSSIFVPSRVTIRPRDKHELAPELVMSDQDGAFNLGAGLGYTSRNFLGGARIFNARVRFQSQTLGKFPDYFAVDKDAVSTLDLTFEFVQPYVFNNKTKGTWSLSYILDKQKPYLQTIVRNRFGFTSQFAEFTSGNLEWTLEAVELKRNRTFEESLSDPVILAQVRALQAQQFNSILSFTIQRDLTNDLFSPSSGFVHALTVEEAGLLPLVLKNVFPQLPFTQFLRAVIVGRWYADRTDHRFLILASKVKAGIEGKYGANKNDTTQIPQTHRFYGGGGSSIRGWASRSLIASGEPGLGGNVSIEASLEARVNVLQSLRDGWLDKTWVVGFVDVGNVWGEIKDFRLNTVAVATGVGIRYETPFGPFRLDWGIRVFDPAAPKGQQWITERRLLKETFQAGVFHFGIGHAF